Below is a genomic region from Syntrophales bacterium.
TGTAATCCTTGCATTGAAAACCCTAAGCGATTGACAATATTGCTCTCGGACAATAAGGTAAGATTCTCCCATATCATCGTTCTGACTTCACCATTGATAGTGGTGCCCATAGAGCCTTGCGATAGCCGCAGCTCGGTGATTACTATGGGCGGTATACCAGTAAAAATAGGATCATCTGATAAAGCACCAACTGATATTGTCATTTGAGACTGGTCAGTAAAGCCCAATATTGACGCTATGTAATTAAGGATACATGAAAATGCTTCCTCGCTCATGTCCGATTGCAGGAGATAACCAACAGTAACATGGAGCAGAACGTGGCCGGATCATCTGGGAAAAGTGCAATCACTCGGAGTCGCTGAAGATCGTTTTGAGGAATTTCAAGACTGCTTATACTACCTTGGGTTTCATCGTTTGAATAATCATACTGTTGCGATACTATTTGGAATATTTCCGGAAGCGTGCGAGATAAAAGAACACCAATATGGGGAGAGGTAGAGGGCGTATGGATGAAAGTCTGTCTATCATTACCCACTGGATATTTGACCTGGGCGTTTTTATAAGACCTGGTAAAGGCGGGATGTTGTTCGGCAATTTTCTTCTGTAACCGCCTAATGTCATTTACCGTTTTTTTGCCAACTCCACCAATATTAAAAAAATCTTTTTCATTGCAACGCATCAACTGTTCACAAGTTAGTATTTTCTCTTGAATAAGAACATTTCGTGCCCTTGTGGAGAGCTTTCGCATAAAATCGGCTGCTATGGGGATGTTTATATTCAAGTTAGGTCCTGTTCCATGGAGCTTCATTCACTCTTTGATATTTGTACCACCTTCGACTTAAACCATAATCGGAATCGATCGGAATATTGAATATTTCCTATTTTGGTGCCGAGCATAGGCCAATCACTGCTTTTTTTCAACACATTTCCCTGACTTTACCGCCTCACGGTCACTTTCATTATCATGATCCCTGACGAATTATGATCATTGCCCAGGTTGAAAGTACTCACCCATATTTGAGTTCAAAACGTTGCCGCTTCCGCCAGCATTATCATCACCGTCTTTTATCCAATCTGTTTTGAGATATGCCTCCCGATAGCAATAAAATTCCAGACCGGGAGGGATATATGACAAAAGAAGAATGGTACGCCCATTGGCGGGAGATATCGAGGGCCAACGGACAAGCGGCATGACCATCGACGCCTATTGCCGGGAGAACCAGATTCCGACAACATCTTTTTATAACATAAGGCGTAGACTCAAAGAGCGGGAAGCCGTAACCGGCGGCTTCCCGGAATTAAAGACAGCCAGGCTTGTGGCCCCCGCGTCCGTCGGCATCCATATCCGCTTTGGCAATAACCTCTATGATGAGGTTGAACGGGGGCTCGCGATGTTCGGCCTGACGGCGGCATTGTTTATGAGTCTCGTCAAATCATGAAAAGACCTCGATATCACTGAAGATATATGACATGAAACCCGCGTGAGACTGAGCTTATTTAGATTCAATTAATCAACGTTAAAAACTGGTTATCGCCAATCGATAATCCAACACAGGCCATTTAACTGTTCGCTAATCATCAATCCTCAGTCCGCTATTCTTCTGCTGCAAAATAACCGTTGCTTTCGGGACGGCTTTGTTGTATGAGGCCTTCGACCTTAAAACCACGGGGCTCGACCCTGTGGTTTTTTATTTATGGCAATTGAGCAGGAGAAACTAACGAGGAATGAAAACATGATAAACGTATCCAATGTCACCCTTGCCTACGGCAAAAAGACGCTGTTCAAAGAGGTAAATATCAAGTTCACGCCGGGCAACTGCTACGGCGTCATCGGCGCCAACGGCTCGGGGAAATCAACCTTTCTGAAGATCCTCGCCGGCGACGTGGAGCAGGACACAGGCGAGATTGCAATCGGCCCCCGGGAAAGAATCTCGGTGCTCAGCCAGGACCAGTTTGCCTTTGATGAAGAAACGGTCATCGACGTCGTCATCATGGGGCATAAAAGGCTTTACGAAGTGATGGCCGCGCGCGAGGCGATCTACGCCAAGCCCGATTTTTCGGAGGCGGACGGGGTTGTCGCCGCGGAATTGGAGGCGGAATTCGCCGAAATGAACGGTTATGAAGCTGAAACTGATGCGGCGGTGCTGCTCAACGGGCTTGGCATCCCCGAAGCGCTCTGTTCCCGGAAAATGAAGGAACTCGACGGAGGCAACAAGGTGCGCGTGCTGCTCGCCCGGGCACTCTACGGCAATCCGGACGTACTTTTGCTCGACGAACCGACAAACCACCTGGACCTTCGTTCCATCGCCTGGCTGGAGGATTTTCTCGCCCGCTTCCGCAACACCGTCATCGTCGTCTCCCATGACCGCCATTTTCTGAACCAGATCTGCACGCACATTGCCGATATCGATTTCGGGAAAATCCGTGTCTATGCGGGCAATTACGACTTCTGGTACCAGGCAAGTCAGATGGTCGTCCAACAGAAGCAAAACGAAAACCGCAAGGCCACGGAAAAGGCGGATGAGTTGAAGGCCTTTATCCAGCGCTTCAGCGCCAACGCCTCCAAGTCGAAGCAGGCCACCTCCCGGAAAAAACTCCTCGAAAAACTGACCATCGAGGATATGCCGGTTTCCTCGCGCAAGTACCCGTTTATCCAGTTTAAACCGGAGCGCCCCTGCGGAAACACCATCCTTGAGATCACCGGTCTCGGCAAGGATATTCAGGGGGTGTCCGTGTTGAACAACCTGAACCTCACCCTGCGCAAAGGGGACAAGATCGCCTTTGTCGGGGGCGATGGACTGGCCAAAACTACCCTCTTCCAGATACTCGCCGGGGAGATAACCCCGGACAGGGGGAGTTTCCGCTGGGGAACAACGATTACCCCAGCCTATTTCCCGAAGGAAAACAGCGCCTATTTCCGGGGTAACCTGACTCTGGTGGACTGGCTCTGTCAGTTTCCCCCTTGCGATGGAGAGAGCTTCGCCCGGGGTTTCCTCGGGAGGATGCTCTTTTCCGGCGAAGAGGCGCTAAAGAAAACCAGTGTGCTTTCAGGCGGAGAGCAGGTGCGCTGCATGCTTTCCCGGATGATGCTTGCCGGCGCCAATGCCCTGATTCTCGACGAGCCCACAAATCACCTCGATCTGGAATCGCTCACGGCCCTGAACAACAGCCTCGTTGCTTTTCCGGAGGTAATTCTAATGGCGTCCCGCGATTATGAACTGGTCTCCACCGTGGCAAACCGCATCGTCGAAATCACCCCCGACGGGTTAATTGACCGGGCGATGGGCTTCGAGGAATATCTGCAGGCCAGTTAAACTAATCTAAAAATACCCTTGACAACCATTTTCGAACGGGATATCAGCACACCGAAATAAATGAACGTTCACTCATAAGTGGGGAGATGAACCTGAAAACTTCCGATAAACGCAGGGAAATTATTAACGCGGCGCTGGAGTTGATGGCAGAACAGGGCTTTCATGGCGCGCCGATGGCGATGATCGCCCAAAGGGCGGGGGTTGCCGCGGGCACAATCTACTGCCATTTCGTAAGCAGGGAAGCTCTGATCACTGAAGTTTACTCGGAAGTTGAAAAAAAAGTAGTCGCCGCCATTGCTGAAAATGACGATCAATCCCGACCCCTCAGGGAGCAATTCATCTTTGCAGGCGCCCGACTGCTAAGGTACTTTATCGCTAATCCTGTTGATTTTCGCTATATTGAGCAATATCACAACTCCCCTTACGGGGCTTCCCACCGCAAGGACAGGCTCCTGGGACAAGCCGATAACCGTAATCCGTTCCAGGAAATTTTCCAGGAGGGCGTTGCGAGCAAGATTTTGAAGGATTTGCCGGTCAACTCGCTTTTTGCCCTGGCCTTTGGACCGATGATTTTCCTGGCCCGGGACCATATTACCGGGCTGGCGCTGCTGGATGAGGAGCTGATTGCCAAATGCATAGAAGCCTGTTGGGACAGCATCAAGAGATAAGCCGTAACAATTAAATTGCCGAGGTGCCGCATGGAGATAGCTAAAAAAACAAAAATATTTATACTCGCTGCCTGCGTGATAATGATTTTTGCCGGTTGCGGGCAAAAGCCCGAGGCAAAGGCGCCAGGCGGAGGAGTTTTGCCGGAGGTTGACGTTGTTGCCGTAAAAGAAGAACGAGTCGAAATTACAAGGGAACTGCCGGGGCGGGTGTCGGCATCTCTTGTGGCCGAGGTGCGTCCTCAGGTAAACGGCATCATCCGCGAACGGCTGTTTGAGGAAGGAAATGAGGTGAAGGCGGGCGACGTCTTGTATAAAATCGATCCCACCCCGTACAAGGCAACCCTTGACAGCGCGCAGGCGTCCCTGATTCGGGCCGAGGCAAATCTGCCGTCTCTGCGGGGAAGAGAGCGCCGCTATCAGGAACTGCTTCAGGAAAATGCCGTAAGCGCTCAAGAATACGATGATATATCATCTGCGCTCAAACAGGTCGAGGCGGATGTCCAGTACGGAAAGACAGCGATCGAGACAGCCCGCATCAACCTTTCTTACACCGACATCAAGGCGCCTATTTCGGGAAGGATTGGCAAATCGAATATTACTGTCGGTGCGCTTGCGACTGCGGGGCAGCCAGCCCCGCTTGCGGTAATCCAGAAAATCGACCGGGTCTTTGTGGATGCAACCCAGTCCAGCTCCGACCTGCTGAGGATGAAACAGGAGCTCGCCGGCGGACAAATGAAAAAAAACAACATTCGGGGGGCAAAGGTAAAGCTGCTGCTTGAGGATGGTACACCTTATCCGCTGGAAGGAGAGTTTAAATTTTCCGATGTCACCGTCAATCCCGCTACCGGCTCCTTCCTCTTGAGGATAGCCTTTGCGAACCCGCAACAAATCCTTTTGCCCGGCATGTATGTGCGCGCGGTAGTCCGGGAGGGCGTGAAGAATAAAGCAATACTCGTTTTGCAGCAGGCAGTGACTCGCGACCCCAAAGGGAGGGCCTTCGCGATGATTGTTGATCCCTCAGGCACGGTTCAACAAAGATTCCTGAAGATAGACAGGGCCGTTGGCAATCAATGGCTGGTCTTCGAGGGGCTTCAGGCGGGCGAGCGGGTGATTGTGGAAGGGCTGCAGAAAATACGGCCGGGTGTTCCGGTAAAGGTTTTCCCCTTTGATTCCAAAACGCCGGCAACTCCCCTGTCCCTGACCTCGTCCGGCAAGTAAAGGAGAATTTTCATGGTTCAATTTTTCATTGACCGCCCTGTTTTTGCCTGGGTAATCGCGATTATCATCATGATTGCCGGCGCCCTGTCTATCAAAAGCATGCCGGTCTCGCAGTATCCGGCCATCGCCCCGCCGGCCATTTCGATCGACGCCTTCTATCCCGGCGCCTCGGCAAAGACGGTGGAAAATACCGTGACGCAGATCGTCGAACAGAAGATGACCGGGCTCGACAATCTCCTCTATTTTTCGTCCGCCAGTGATTCTTCCGGACGTGGAAGCGTGACGCTGTTTTTTGCGCCAGGCACCGACGCGGACATCGCCTGGGCAAAGGTGCAAAACAAGCTGGAACTCGCCAAGCCTCTTTTGCCGCAGGTTGTCCAGCAGATGGGGATAAAGGTTTCCAAGGCCACGAAGAACTTCTTCATGATCGTCAGCATTTACTCTGAAGACGGCTCGATGAATAACTACGACCTGACCGATTACATGGCATCGAACGTCGAAAGCATTTTGAGCCGCGTACCAGGGGTCGGCGAGGTAATGACCTTCGGCAGCCAGTACGCGATGCGCATCTGGCTTAACCCGGAAAAGCTCCTCAATTACAACCTTACCCCGGCCGATGTCAAAAGGGCGCTGCAAACTTACAACGTCCAGGTCTCCGCCGGCCAACTGGGGGGGCTGCCGGCGGTCCAGGGTCAGAACCTCAACGTCACCGTCAACGTTCACGATCTGCTCCAGACCCCGGAACAGTTTGAGGATATACCGGTTGTGATCAAAGCCGACGGCTCAACAGTCCGGCTGCGGGATGTGGCACGGGCCGAACTGGGGACGGAATCCTATGAGGCGGAGACCCGCTACAACGGCAAACCGTCGGGCGGGCTGGTAATCAGACTTGCCTCCGGAGCCAACGCGCTTGACACCTCCAAGGCGGTCAAGGCGAAGATGGAAGAACTCTCCAAGTATTTTCCCGCCGGGCTGAAAGTAGTCTATCCCTATGAAACAACGCCTTTTGTCTCGGTCGCCATCAAAGAGGTGGTAAAGACGCTCTTTGAGGCGATCCTCCTTGTCTTTCTTGTCATGTTCCTTTTTTTGGGAAGTTTCCGCGCCACTCTGATCCCAACGATTGCCGTGCCGGTGGTTTTACTTGGAACATTTTTTATCTTGAAAATGTTTGGCTTTACAATAAACATGCTGACCATGTTTGCGATGGTTCTGGCAATCGGGCTTTTGGTCGATGACGCGATCGTCGTCATCGAAAACGTCGAGCGGATCATGCACGACGAAGGCCTTTCCCCGAAAGAGGCAACCCGCAAGTCGATGAAGCAGATCACCGGGGCGCTGATTGGCATCGGCCTTGTCCTTTCGGCTGTGTTCGGGCCGATGGCGTTTTTCGGCGGCTCAACGGGGATCATCTATCGTCAGTTTTCCGTGACAATCGTCGCAGCGATGCTGCTTTCGGTGCTGGTCGCCCTGATCTTGACGCCCGCCCTGTGCGCGACGATGCTGAAGCCGGTTGCCAAGGGGCACGAGGCGGCGGAAAGCGGGTTCTTTCTGACCAGACCGTTTCTGCTGTGGTTCGACAAAGTTTTTTACCGTTTTCGCGACCGCTATTTCGCAATGACGGCCGGGGTGCTGGCAAAACGCACCCGGTACCTCATCATTTATCTGCTGATCGTGGCAGGGACGGGATTGCTGCTGTTGAAACTGCCGACCTCTTTTCTGCCCGACGAGGATCAGGGGGTGCTCTTTACCCAGGTGATGCTCCCTGAAGGGGCCACGGCGGAACGCACCGCCCGGGTTTTGGAGGACGTCAAAAACCATTTCCTCGTTCAGCAGAAGGACGCCGTTGAATCGATCATGTACGTCTATGGCTTCAGTTTTTCCGGACGCGGGCAGAATAACGGGATGGCATTCGTCAAACTCAAGGACTGGGATTTGCGGAATCGTCCCGATTTGAAGGTAAAGGCGGTTGTCGGCAAGGCGATGGCCGAATTCTCCCGGAGGCGCGATGCGATAGTCTTCGCGTTTGCCCCGCCGCCGGTGCTGGAATTGGGCAATGCGACCGGCTTTGACTTTGAGTTGCAGGATCGCGGGGGGGTTGGTCACGACAGGCTTCTGGAGGCGCGCAACCAGCTTCTCGGAATGGCGGCGCAAAACCCCGTCCTGATGGCCGTGCGCCCTAACGGGCTCAACGACCTGCCGGAGTACAACATCAACATCGACTGGGAAAGAGCGGGCGCGCTCGGCGTTCCCGTAAATGAGATCCACGACGCCATTTCCAGCGCCTGGGGCGGAACCTACGTAAACGACTTTGTAAATCAGGGACGGATCAAGCGCGTGTATATGCAGGGAGACTCCTCGTCCCGCATGCAAATCGAGGACTTGAACAGGTGGCATGTACGCAACTTGAGCGGCGGCATGGTTCCCTTTTCCGCCTTCTCAACCGGGAAATGGGGATATGGCTCCCCCAGTCTGCAACGATACAATGCGTTTCCCGCAATCGAGATCTGGGGCGAGCCGAAGCCGGGAAAGAGCTCCGGAGAGGCAATGCAGGCGATGGAGGAGATTGCCTACAAGCTGCCGCCGGGAATCGGCTTTGAGTGGACCGGCCTCTCCTTTCAGGAACGTCAGGCAAGCACCCAGACCTCCGTGCTCTACGCCTTTTCCGTCCTGGTCATTTTCCTCACCCTCGCCGCCCTTTACGAGAGCTGGTCAATCCCGTTTGCGATTTTGCTGGTGCTGCCGCTGGGGGTCTTTGGAACGGTTCTGGCGACCTGGCTCCGCGGGATGGAAAGCGACGTCTATTTCCAGATTGGTCTTCTGACTACGTTGGGATTGACGGCAAAAAACGCCATCCTGATCGTCCAGTTCGCCCGCGAGCGGATGACCGCGGGGGCGGGCCTGGTGGAGGCGACTCTCGAGGCTGCCCGCCTGCGGCTGCGGCCGATCATCATGACTTCACTGGCGTTTATCCTTGGCGTCCTCCCTCTGGCCATCAGCCACGGGGCCGGAGCGGCAGCGCAGAACGCGATCGGGACTGGCGTGGTCGGAGGGATGCTCTCGGCCACATTTATCGCGATATTTTATATTCCCCTTCTTTTTGTCGTAATCTTCAAACTTTTCCGCGGCAAGCAGCCGCTGCCAAAGCAAAATGGGGGAACCGCAAACGATGTGTAGGGATATCTGTTACGTGTAATGCACCAGATAAGGTAACTATTCAGCATGATAATAAAATCTGTCATTCCCGAGGGTGTAATCGGGAATATGGTACCGGTTTTAAAACCGTATCCCCGATAGAGACACTCGGGGATGACAATCTTTTTTAAGTGCTGAATATTTATCAGATAAGCAAGATTAGTGCATTACGCATGACCCCTGCCGCACCCTGCTCCTGACGGCGCACCGTCATAAAGGTTGATTAAAATTGGGGGGACGCGCTTCGTCGCGTCCGGGCAGGCCAAACATGCATTTTATAAACATTAATATGTTGTCGGAACTGCTTCTGATATGGCTCATTCCGATGGAGGAGATTTAAAATGCTCAGAAAAACAACCTTTATTTTCATCCTTTGCCTCGGGTGCGTTGGGCTCTTTGGCTGCTCCAGCATGGCGCCGAAGTACAGCCGCCCGGCAGCGCCTATCCCGGATTCCTGGCCGAGCGGGGCGGCCTACAACACCGACTCCCTTCCGGGAGCAGCAACAGCCGCTTCCCTGAAATGGCGGGATTTTTTTAACGACGAGAAGATGCAAAGCGTAATCGAACTGGCCCTGCAAAACAACCGCGATCTGCGGATTGCAGCATTGAACATCGAAAAGGCCCGGGCCATGTACGGCATTCAAAAAGCGGAGATTTTTCCCATTGTTGGGGTTTCCGCCGGCGGCTCACAGCAGCGGCTGCCCGCGGATGTTTCCGGCGCCGGCAAGGTGGTTACGGCCGAGCAGTACAGCGTCAGCTTTGGCGTCAGCTCCTGGGAACTCGATTTTTTCGGGCGGGTGGCAAGCCTCAAGGAGCAGGCGCTGGAAAATTATCTATCCACCGAGCAGGCGCAACGAAGCGCCCAAATATCGCTCGTTTCCGCAGTGGCGAACGCCTATCTGCTGCTCGCCGGCGATCTGGAGAAGCTGCAGTTCTCCGAAAAGACCCTGCAAACGCAATCAGCAAGCTTTAATTTAATCAAACGTCGTTACGAAACGGGCATCTTCTCGGAGCTTGATTTGCGGCAGGCGCAAACAAGGGTGGAAGCGGCGCGGGTGGATGTGGTTTCCAATACCCGCGCAGTTGCGCTTGACCAGAATCTGTTGAACCTGCTTGTCGGTCAGAACACCCCGTCGGACTCCCTCCCCTCTTCCCTTGCCGCCGCCGGTAAATTGCTGACCATTGCCGCGGGTCTGCCTTCAGACGTT
It encodes:
- a CDS encoding ATP-binding cassette domain-containing protein; the protein is MINVSNVTLAYGKKTLFKEVNIKFTPGNCYGVIGANGSGKSTFLKILAGDVEQDTGEIAIGPRERISVLSQDQFAFDEETVIDVVIMGHKRLYEVMAAREAIYAKPDFSEADGVVAAELEAEFAEMNGYEAETDAAVLLNGLGIPEALCSRKMKELDGGNKVRVLLARALYGNPDVLLLDEPTNHLDLRSIAWLEDFLARFRNTVIVVSHDRHFLNQICTHIADIDFGKIRVYAGNYDFWYQASQMVVQQKQNENRKATEKADELKAFIQRFSANASKSKQATSRKKLLEKLTIEDMPVSSRKYPFIQFKPERPCGNTILEITGLGKDIQGVSVLNNLNLTLRKGDKIAFVGGDGLAKTTLFQILAGEITPDRGSFRWGTTITPAYFPKENSAYFRGNLTLVDWLCQFPPCDGESFARGFLGRMLFSGEEALKKTSVLSGGEQVRCMLSRMMLAGANALILDEPTNHLDLESLTALNNSLVAFPEVILMASRDYELVSTVANRIVEITPDGLIDRAMGFEEYLQAS
- a CDS encoding TetR/AcrR family transcriptional regulator; the encoded protein is MNLKTSDKRREIINAALELMAEQGFHGAPMAMIAQRAGVAAGTIYCHFVSREALITEVYSEVEKKVVAAIAENDDQSRPLREQFIFAGARLLRYFIANPVDFRYIEQYHNSPYGASHRKDRLLGQADNRNPFQEIFQEGVASKILKDLPVNSLFALAFGPMIFLARDHITGLALLDEELIAKCIEACWDSIKR
- a CDS encoding efflux RND transporter periplasmic adaptor subunit — encoded protein: MEIAKKTKIFILAACVIMIFAGCGQKPEAKAPGGGVLPEVDVVAVKEERVEITRELPGRVSASLVAEVRPQVNGIIRERLFEEGNEVKAGDVLYKIDPTPYKATLDSAQASLIRAEANLPSLRGRERRYQELLQENAVSAQEYDDISSALKQVEADVQYGKTAIETARINLSYTDIKAPISGRIGKSNITVGALATAGQPAPLAVIQKIDRVFVDATQSSSDLLRMKQELAGGQMKKNNIRGAKVKLLLEDGTPYPLEGEFKFSDVTVNPATGSFLLRIAFANPQQILLPGMYVRAVVREGVKNKAILVLQQAVTRDPKGRAFAMIVDPSGTVQQRFLKIDRAVGNQWLVFEGLQAGERVIVEGLQKIRPGVPVKVFPFDSKTPATPLSLTSSGK
- a CDS encoding efflux RND transporter permease subunit, with product MVQFFIDRPVFAWVIAIIIMIAGALSIKSMPVSQYPAIAPPAISIDAFYPGASAKTVENTVTQIVEQKMTGLDNLLYFSSASDSSGRGSVTLFFAPGTDADIAWAKVQNKLELAKPLLPQVVQQMGIKVSKATKNFFMIVSIYSEDGSMNNYDLTDYMASNVESILSRVPGVGEVMTFGSQYAMRIWLNPEKLLNYNLTPADVKRALQTYNVQVSAGQLGGLPAVQGQNLNVTVNVHDLLQTPEQFEDIPVVIKADGSTVRLRDVARAELGTESYEAETRYNGKPSGGLVIRLASGANALDTSKAVKAKMEELSKYFPAGLKVVYPYETTPFVSVAIKEVVKTLFEAILLVFLVMFLFLGSFRATLIPTIAVPVVLLGTFFILKMFGFTINMLTMFAMVLAIGLLVDDAIVVIENVERIMHDEGLSPKEATRKSMKQITGALIGIGLVLSAVFGPMAFFGGSTGIIYRQFSVTIVAAMLLSVLVALILTPALCATMLKPVAKGHEAAESGFFLTRPFLLWFDKVFYRFRDRYFAMTAGVLAKRTRYLIIYLLIVAGTGLLLLKLPTSFLPDEDQGVLFTQVMLPEGATAERTARVLEDVKNHFLVQQKDAVESIMYVYGFSFSGRGQNNGMAFVKLKDWDLRNRPDLKVKAVVGKAMAEFSRRRDAIVFAFAPPPVLELGNATGFDFELQDRGGVGHDRLLEARNQLLGMAAQNPVLMAVRPNGLNDLPEYNINIDWERAGALGVPVNEIHDAISSAWGGTYVNDFVNQGRIKRVYMQGDSSSRMQIEDLNRWHVRNLSGGMVPFSAFSTGKWGYGSPSLQRYNAFPAIEIWGEPKPGKSSGEAMQAMEEIAYKLPPGIGFEWTGLSFQERQASTQTSVLYAFSVLVIFLTLAALYESWSIPFAILLVLPLGVFGTVLATWLRGMESDVYFQIGLLTTLGLTAKNAILIVQFARERMTAGAGLVEATLEAARLRLRPIIMTSLAFILGVLPLAISHGAGAAAQNAIGTGVVGGMLSATFIAIFYIPLLFVVIFKLFRGKQPLPKQNGGTANDV
- a CDS encoding efflux transporter outer membrane subunit, which produces MLRKTTFIFILCLGCVGLFGCSSMAPKYSRPAAPIPDSWPSGAAYNTDSLPGAATAASLKWRDFFNDEKMQSVIELALQNNRDLRIAALNIEKARAMYGIQKAEIFPIVGVSAGGSQQRLPADVSGAGKVVTAEQYSVSFGVSSWELDFFGRVASLKEQALENYLSTEQAQRSAQISLVSAVANAYLLLAGDLEKLQFSEKTLQTQSASFNLIKRRYETGIFSELDLRQAQTRVEAARVDVVSNTRAVALDQNLLNLLVGQNTPSDSLPSSLAAAGKLLTIAAGLPSDVLLQRPDILQAENRLQAANANIGAARADFFPRITLTTGVGTISSELSGLFKSGSGTWAFAPRIDLPIFDFGRRKNNLDAALAETKIATAQYEKAIQTAFREVSDSLAVLGTADNQVKAQESLIKASQQTYRLAELRYQKGVDNYLPTLDAQRSLYAAESGLISLRLARVNALVSLYKALGGGME